In Streptomyces sp. NBC_00433, a single genomic region encodes these proteins:
- a CDS encoding pseudouridine synthase yields the protein MGRRAGRRAPPSPLAQRAGVDAVRVRMPGDGAGRWATVRGYLLERYGPAVGAERVEAMLDAGRFVTVEGPVAAATPYEPGGWVWFHRDRAPEAVVPYAVDVVHRDERIVVADKPHFLATTPRGRHITQTALSRLRDSLGLPLLSPAHRLDRLTAGLVLFVVRPEDRGAYQTLFRDRRIRKEYEGVARYDPAVRLPRTVRSRIVKEHGRMAAEEQAEGPPNAESRVELLGHRDGLGRYLLLPATGRTHQLRLHMAGLGLPLLHDPVYPRLLPEADADDWSRPLQLLAQALEFTDPLTGRAMRFESGRQLAAWPAGGA from the coding sequence GTGGGTCGCAGGGCAGGGCGCAGGGCGCCGCCGTCACCGCTGGCGCAGCGGGCCGGGGTGGACGCCGTAAGGGTGCGGATGCCCGGGGACGGGGCGGGGCGCTGGGCGACCGTACGGGGCTATCTGCTGGAGCGGTACGGTCCCGCGGTCGGTGCCGAGCGGGTGGAGGCGATGCTCGACGCCGGGCGGTTCGTGACCGTGGAAGGGCCGGTGGCGGCGGCGACGCCGTACGAGCCTGGGGGCTGGGTCTGGTTCCACCGCGACCGTGCGCCCGAGGCGGTGGTGCCCTACGCGGTCGACGTCGTCCACCGCGACGAGCGGATCGTCGTCGCCGACAAGCCGCACTTCCTGGCCACCACGCCGCGCGGCCGGCACATCACGCAGACCGCGCTCTCCCGGCTGCGGGACAGCCTCGGCCTGCCGCTGCTCTCCCCCGCCCACCGGCTGGACCGGCTGACCGCGGGCCTGGTGCTCTTCGTCGTACGCCCCGAGGACCGCGGCGCCTACCAGACGCTCTTCCGGGACCGGCGGATCCGCAAGGAATACGAGGGCGTGGCCCGCTACGACCCGGCGGTGCGGCTGCCGCGTACCGTACGCAGCCGGATCGTCAAGGAGCACGGGCGGATGGCGGCCGAGGAGCAGGCTGAAGGGCCGCCGAACGCCGAGAGCCGTGTCGAACTGCTCGGCCACCGCGACGGCCTCGGCCGCTACCTGCTGCTGCCCGCGACCGGGCGGACCCACCAACTGCGGCTGCACATGGCCGGCCTGGGGCTGCCGCTGCTGCACGACCCCGTCTATCCCCGGCTGCTGCCGGAGGCCGACGCGGACGACTGGTCCCGGCCGCTGCAACTGCTGGCCCAGGCACTCGAATTCACCGACCCGCTGACCGGGCGGGCGATGCGCTTCGAGAGCGGGCGGCAACTGGCCGCCTGGCCCGCCGGCGGCGCCTGA
- a CDS encoding aspartate 1-decarboxylase — MLRTMFKSKIHRATVTQADLHYVGSVTIDAELMDAADLLPGELVHIVDITNGARLETYVIEGERGSGVIGINGAAAHLVHPGDLVILISYAQVDDAEARALRPAVVHVDADNRIIALGDDTAEPAPGSDSVRPPHAAARASV, encoded by the coding sequence GTGCTGCGCACCATGTTCAAGTCCAAGATCCACCGGGCCACCGTGACGCAGGCGGATCTGCATTACGTGGGGTCCGTGACGATCGACGCCGAGTTGATGGATGCCGCCGACCTGCTGCCGGGCGAGTTGGTGCACATCGTGGACATCACCAACGGCGCCCGGCTGGAGACGTATGTCATCGAGGGCGAGCGCGGCTCCGGCGTGATCGGGATCAACGGCGCCGCGGCACACCTCGTGCACCCCGGGGACCTGGTGATCCTGATCAGTTACGCGCAGGTCGACGACGCGGAGGCCCGCGCACTGCGACCCGCCGTGGTCCATGTCGACGCCGACAACCGGATCATCGCCCTGGGGGACGACACCGCGGAGCCGGCACCCGGCAGCGATTCCGTACGCCCCCCGCACGCGGCGGCCCGCGCGTCCGTCTGA
- a CDS encoding FUSC family protein, whose amino-acid sequence MAQPVRDRLRMLDPGRVRLRIAARTILAALAAVLAAVAMCRAADLPGAIVVMATVVTVTLSRTLHATSLAHRLSALLYVPAIGLLAAYVGRFMLHHAWWGAATYVAAVGASRYLLRFGGHIRRLGRLALTPLIAVMVVPVPPSAAKAAGPVWGAVAGVMAVACVLLSQAALPTRPTREAAASALDLTRAARHLRTLPPGTPRHARAALALHRAALTTEDRLDAADLPPSGPLAALATAVLHAEVLAHGAGGALPRQCTPDPAAPVGGPEAAPLAAVGDGSDVAAPGVGGAAGIAEPSRRVVTAAGDGASGPDTRVDAALARALDEVEAAAAAVRAIPARALPAPEPPRPPARKGLQPHTRLSVQLTVAMAAAFAVGHLLFPHHWTWTVITAFVVCGAARARGDVVHRSGLRVAGAFAGAVTGTFVAQPVADVPPAAVAVILCYLFVGTWLRDVSYAVWAFCVTSLLAVLYSLNGEQGAALLLQRPEGILAGSACGILAAYFVLPLPTETVMRGRAARTLQVLQDLLTAVREPHPEPAALRQLTRALDRAARDLGDAAASARAHRALFRRRAPAGAAPHPADWADTLALCVREARALAATPPPDLAAARPHLVLTSRNLGQVRRRLGHRPDATPPRPSTAPLPPHLHRLNAALADLYRQLPAPA is encoded by the coding sequence ATGGCACAGCCCGTACGGGACCGGCTGCGGATGCTCGACCCAGGGCGGGTCCGGCTGCGGATCGCCGCCCGCACGATCCTGGCGGCGCTCGCCGCCGTGCTGGCCGCCGTGGCAATGTGCCGAGCCGCGGATCTGCCCGGCGCGATCGTGGTGATGGCGACCGTCGTCACCGTCACACTCTCGCGCACCCTGCACGCGACCAGCCTCGCGCATCGGCTCTCCGCTCTCCTCTACGTCCCCGCGATCGGCCTGCTGGCCGCTTACGTGGGGCGCTTCATGCTCCACCACGCATGGTGGGGCGCGGCAACGTACGTCGCCGCGGTCGGCGCGTCACGCTACCTGCTGCGTTTCGGCGGCCATATACGCCGCCTCGGGCGGCTGGCCCTCACCCCGCTCATCGCGGTCATGGTCGTACCCGTACCGCCGAGCGCCGCCAAAGCCGCCGGGCCGGTGTGGGGAGCGGTGGCCGGTGTGATGGCCGTCGCCTGCGTCCTGCTCTCCCAGGCCGCACTCCCCACCCGTCCCACCCGCGAGGCAGCCGCGTCCGCTCTCGACCTGACCCGGGCCGCCCGCCACCTGCGCACCCTTCCCCCGGGCACCCCACGCCACGCCCGCGCGGCCCTCGCCCTGCACCGCGCCGCCCTGACCACCGAGGACCGCCTCGACGCCGCCGACCTGCCCCCGTCCGGCCCCCTGGCCGCGCTCGCCACGGCGGTCCTCCACGCGGAAGTCCTCGCTCATGGGGCGGGGGGCGCATTGCCGCGGCAATGTACGCCGGATCCCGCGGCCCCGGTCGGAGGACCGGAGGCGGCGCCTCTGGCGGCGGTGGGCGACGGGTCGGACGTTGCGGCGCCGGGAGTGGGAGGCGCGGCCGGTATTGCGGAGCCGTCGCGGCGAGTGGTCACGGCCGCCGGGGACGGTGCGTCCGGCCCCGACACCCGGGTGGACGCCGCCCTCGCCCGAGCCCTGGACGAGGTCGAAGCGGCGGCGGCAGCCGTACGGGCCATCCCCGCGCGGGCGCTCCCGGCGCCGGAACCACCCCGCCCCCCGGCCAGGAAGGGGCTGCAACCCCACACACGCCTCAGCGTGCAGCTGACCGTGGCAATGGCCGCGGCTTTCGCCGTCGGCCACCTCCTCTTCCCCCACCACTGGACCTGGACCGTGATCACGGCCTTCGTCGTGTGCGGCGCCGCCCGCGCGCGCGGCGACGTGGTGCATCGCAGCGGGTTGCGCGTGGCCGGAGCCTTCGCCGGCGCCGTCACCGGCACATTCGTCGCCCAGCCGGTCGCGGACGTGCCGCCCGCCGCCGTGGCGGTGATCTTGTGCTACCTCTTCGTCGGCACCTGGCTGCGCGACGTGAGCTACGCGGTGTGGGCCTTCTGCGTGACCAGCCTGCTCGCGGTGCTCTACTCGCTGAACGGCGAGCAGGGCGCGGCCCTGCTCCTCCAGCGTCCCGAGGGCATCCTGGCCGGGTCGGCGTGCGGCATCCTGGCGGCGTATTTCGTACTGCCGCTCCCCACGGAGACGGTGATGCGGGGGCGGGCAGCCCGCACCTTGCAGGTCCTCCAGGACCTGCTCACCGCGGTGCGCGAACCCCACCCGGAGCCGGCCGCGCTGCGGCAGCTCACCCGCGCCCTCGACCGCGCGGCGCGGGACCTCGGCGACGCGGCGGCCTCGGCGAGAGCGCATCGCGCGCTCTTCCGCCGCCGCGCCCCGGCCGGCGCGGCGCCGCACCCCGCGGACTGGGCGGACACGCTGGCGCTGTGCGTCCGCGAGGCGCGGGCGCTGGCCGCCACACCTCCGCCCGACCTCGCCGCGGCCCGCCCCCACCTCGTCCTGACCTCCCGCAATCTCGGCCAGGTCCGCCGCCGCCTGGGCCACCGCCCGGACGCCACGCCTCCGCGCCCGTCCACCGCCCCGCTCCCGCCCCACCTCCACCGCCTGAACGCGGCCTTGGCCGACCTCTACCGCCAGCTCCCCGCCCCCGCCTGA
- a CDS encoding MarR family transcriptional regulator: protein MFPPPPQDPAAVLRRAVHRLTRRMRAERSQDGLPTGRLNVLAHLYRSGPATPGAMATALHVQPQSLTRTLAALAADGMVSRTRDAADGRQYVVELTERGFAAMARDVRHGDTWLRERMETELNDTEREVLRLAAALLDRLAGDE, encoded by the coding sequence ATGTTCCCTCCTCCGCCCCAGGACCCCGCCGCCGTGCTGCGCCGCGCGGTCCACCGGCTGACCCGCAGGATGCGCGCCGAGCGGTCGCAGGACGGCCTGCCCACCGGGCGCCTCAACGTGCTCGCGCACCTCTACCGCTCGGGTCCGGCCACGCCCGGCGCCATGGCGACGGCGCTGCACGTACAGCCGCAGTCGCTGACCAGGACGCTGGCCGCGCTGGCCGCGGACGGGATGGTGAGCAGGACCAGGGACGCGGCGGACGGCCGGCAATACGTCGTGGAACTGACCGAGCGCGGCTTCGCCGCCATGGCCCGCGACGTCCGCCACGGCGACACATGGCTGCGCGAGCGGATGGAGACCGAGCTGAACGACACCGAGCGCGAGGTGCTGCGGCTGGCCGCGGCGCTGCTCGACCGGCTGGCGGGTGACGAGTGA
- a CDS encoding LLM class flavin-dependent oxidoreductase encodes MQFGIFTVGDVTTDPTNGRTPSEHERIKAMVTIAKKAEEVGLDVFATGEHHNPPFVPSSPTTMLGYIAARTDRLILSTSTTLITTNDPVKIAEDFAMLQHLADGRVDLMMGRGNTGPVYPWFGKDIRQGIPLAVENYALLHKLWREDTVDWAGKFRTPLQSFTSTPRPLDGVPPFVWHGSIRSPEIAEQAAYYGDGFFANNIFWPKEHFKKLIGLYRERYAYYGHGSPDQAIVGLGGQVFMRKNSQDAIREFRPYFDNAPVYGHGPSLEDFTDQTPLTVGSPQEVIDKTLTFRESFGDYQRQLFLMDHAGLPLRTVLEQLDLLGEEVVPVLRREFAKGRPAHVPEGPTHQSLLAGRDTQEVDV; translated from the coding sequence ATGCAGTTCGGGATCTTCACAGTCGGCGACGTCACCACGGACCCGACGAACGGACGCACACCGAGCGAGCACGAGCGGATCAAGGCGATGGTCACCATCGCGAAGAAGGCCGAGGAGGTCGGGCTCGACGTCTTCGCCACGGGTGAGCACCACAATCCCCCGTTCGTGCCGTCGTCGCCGACGACCATGCTCGGCTACATCGCCGCGCGCACCGATCGCCTGATCCTGTCGACGTCGACCACGCTCATCACCACCAACGACCCGGTCAAGATCGCGGAGGACTTCGCGATGCTCCAGCACCTGGCGGACGGCCGCGTCGACCTGATGATGGGCCGCGGCAACACCGGCCCGGTCTACCCGTGGTTCGGCAAGGACATCAGGCAGGGCATACCGCTCGCCGTGGAGAACTACGCCCTGCTGCACAAGCTGTGGCGTGAGGACACGGTCGACTGGGCCGGCAAGTTCCGCACGCCGCTGCAGTCCTTCACCTCCACCCCGCGCCCGCTGGACGGTGTGCCGCCGTTCGTCTGGCACGGCTCCATCCGCAGCCCGGAAATCGCCGAGCAGGCCGCGTACTACGGCGACGGCTTCTTCGCCAACAACATCTTCTGGCCGAAGGAGCACTTCAAGAAGCTCATCGGGTTGTACCGCGAACGCTATGCCTACTACGGGCACGGCTCACCCGACCAGGCGATCGTCGGACTGGGTGGTCAGGTGTTCATGCGAAAGAACTCGCAGGACGCGATAAGGGAATTCCGGCCATATTTCGACAACGCGCCGGTATACGGCCACGGCCCATCCCTGGAGGACTTCACCGACCAGACGCCGCTGACCGTCGGCTCGCCGCAGGAGGTCATCGACAAGACGCTGACCTTCCGCGAGTCCTTCGGCGACTACCAGCGGCAGCTGTTCCTGATGGACCACGCCGGACTGCCGCTCCGCACGGTGCTCGAACAGCTCGACCTGCTCGGCGAGGAGGTCGTCCCCGTCCTGCGCCGCGAATTCGCCAAGGGGCGCCCGGCGCACGTACCTGAAGGCCCCACCCACCAGTCCCTTCTCGCGGGACGCGACACCCAGGAGGTCGACGTATGA
- a CDS encoding FMN reductase, with protein sequence MTSRLVVITAGLGRPSSTRLLADRLTAATQRYVTDGNVDNQGTAGDVGGEVEVRVVELRDLANDIAQNMVTGFPDPRLRDAVEAVTSADGLIAVTPVFTGSYSGLFKSFFDVIDKDALAGTPVLIAATGGTARHSLVLEHAMRPLFSYLRAVVMPTAVYAATEDWGAAGDDSLAPRIDRAAAELAAQVTAHSVRRPAAAEETFVPFDRQLAALAPKG encoded by the coding sequence ATGACCAGCCGCCTCGTCGTGATCACCGCCGGCCTCGGCCGCCCCTCCTCGACGCGACTGCTCGCCGACCGGCTGACCGCCGCGACGCAGCGGTACGTCACCGACGGCAATGTCGACAATCAGGGCACTGCCGGTGACGTCGGCGGCGAGGTCGAGGTGCGGGTCGTCGAACTGCGCGATCTCGCCAACGACATCGCGCAGAACATGGTGACCGGCTTCCCCGACCCGCGGCTGCGCGACGCGGTCGAAGCCGTCACCTCCGCCGACGGCCTGATCGCGGTCACCCCGGTCTTCACCGGCTCCTACAGCGGCCTGTTCAAGTCGTTCTTCGACGTCATCGACAAGGACGCGCTGGCCGGCACCCCGGTCCTGATCGCGGCGACCGGCGGCACCGCCCGCCACTCCCTGGTCCTGGAACACGCCATGCGCCCGCTCTTCAGCTACCTCCGGGCGGTCGTGATGCCGACGGCGGTGTACGCGGCGACCGAGGACTGGGGCGCGGCGGGGGACGACAGCCTCGCCCCGCGCATCGACCGCGCCGCCGCCGAACTCGCCGCCCAGGTCACCGCCCACTCCGTGCGGCGTCCGGCAGCGGCCGAGGAGACGTTCGTTCCGTTCGACCGGCAGCTCGCCGCCCTGGCCCCGAAGGGGTGA
- a CDS encoding heavy-metal-associated domain-containing protein, with amino-acid sequence MERAVPGHETRSRTMSDVVYSVSGMSCGHCESAVTREVTAIPGVISVKAVASTGLLTIGSEGSVDDERVRAAVDEAGYELVGRA; translated from the coding sequence ATGGAACGAGCCGTCCCCGGCCACGAGACGAGGAGCAGGACCATGAGCGATGTCGTCTACTCGGTGTCCGGAATGAGCTGCGGCCACTGCGAGTCCGCGGTCACCCGCGAGGTCACCGCGATCCCCGGCGTCATCTCCGTGAAGGCGGTCGCCTCGACCGGTCTGCTGACCATCGGCTCGGAAGGCTCGGTGGACGACGAAAGGGTACGGGCGGCGGTCGACGAGGCGGGCTACGAGCTGGTCGGGCGGGCCTGA
- a CDS encoding DUF4328 domain-containing protein — protein sequence MGKPLLTTPPYRPYRDSRLLATVTVSMLCVAFAGDIVNVVMNLHIASVTDAMIHRPSTVTSAEISGVDQFRHHVVPWLTPALLVAVAVPFVAWFRRSRLNAASFAPGATRVAEGWSVGGWVVPLAAFWMPLP from the coding sequence ATGGGGAAGCCCTTGCTCACGACTCCGCCTTACCGGCCGTACCGCGACAGCCGGCTGCTGGCCACGGTTACCGTCTCCATGCTGTGCGTCGCGTTCGCCGGCGACATCGTGAACGTCGTCATGAACCTGCACATCGCGTCGGTGACCGACGCGATGATCCACCGTCCTTCGACGGTGACCTCCGCGGAGATCAGCGGGGTGGACCAGTTCCGGCACCATGTCGTGCCCTGGCTGACGCCCGCACTGCTGGTGGCCGTGGCGGTCCCGTTCGTGGCGTGGTTCCGCCGCAGCCGGCTCAATGCCGCGTCGTTCGCGCCAGGCGCGACGAGGGTCGCCGAGGGGTGGTCGGTGGGCGGCTGGGTCGTACCCCTCGCCGCCTTCTGGATGCCCCTGCCCTGA
- a CDS encoding heavy metal translocating P-type ATPase: MSTMDVRHGNGGGQQAGRWVELEIGGMTCASCAARVEKKLNRMDGVTATVNYATEKAKVGYDDGVAVADLIATVEATGYTAALLPPPASDTARVPQDAGAPAADAELTSLRQRLTTAVVLAVPVIVLAMVPALQFDNWQWLSLTLASPVVVYAGWPFHRAAWTNLRHGAATMDTLVSVGTLAAFGWSLWALFFGDAGMTGMTDAFRLTVSRSQGGSEIYLEAAAGVTAFLLAGRYFEARAKRRAGAALRALLELGAKDVAVLRSGGETRIPIGDLAVGDHFVVRPGEKIATDGLVRDGTSAVDASMLTGESVPVEVGPGDRVTGATVNAGGRLVVEATRVGADTQLSRMARLVEDAQNGKAAAQRLADRISGVFVPTVIVLALGTLAAWLALGEGAEAAFTAAVAVLIIACPCALGLATPTALMVGTGRGAQLGILIKGPEVLESTRAVDTIVLDKTGTVTTGAMTLTGVLLADGVDEGDVLRLAGALEHASEHPVARAVAAGAADRVGELPAVGGFTNLPGLGVQGVVDGRTVLVGREQLLRDRSQPLPPELVRAKAAAQAGGGTAVAVGWDGRARAVLVVADAVKADSAEAVRRLRALGLRPVLLTGDNAAVAAAVAAEVGIDAADVHAEVLPEEKVAVIRRLQAEGRTVAMVGDGVNDAAALAQADLGLAMGTGTDAAIEAGDLTLVRGDLRVAADAIRLARRTLTTIKANLFWAFAYNVAALPLAAAGLLNPMIAGAAMAFSSVFVVGNSLRLRTFSPLAE; the protein is encoded by the coding sequence ATGAGCACCATGGACGTACGGCACGGGAACGGCGGCGGGCAGCAGGCCGGCCGGTGGGTCGAGCTGGAGATCGGCGGCATGACGTGCGCGTCCTGCGCCGCCAGGGTCGAGAAGAAGCTCAACCGCATGGACGGCGTCACCGCCACCGTCAACTACGCGACCGAGAAGGCGAAGGTCGGCTACGACGACGGCGTCGCCGTGGCCGACCTGATCGCGACGGTCGAGGCCACCGGCTACACCGCAGCGCTCCTCCCACCGCCCGCCTCCGACACCGCCCGGGTGCCGCAGGACGCGGGCGCTCCGGCGGCCGACGCCGAGCTGACGTCGCTGCGCCAGCGGTTGACCACCGCGGTCGTGCTGGCCGTCCCGGTGATCGTGCTCGCCATGGTGCCCGCCCTGCAGTTCGACAACTGGCAGTGGCTGTCGCTGACCCTGGCCTCGCCCGTCGTCGTCTACGCAGGGTGGCCCTTCCACCGCGCCGCCTGGACGAATCTGCGGCATGGCGCCGCCACCATGGACACCCTGGTCTCGGTCGGCACGCTGGCCGCTTTCGGCTGGTCCTTGTGGGCGCTTTTCTTCGGCGACGCGGGGATGACGGGTATGACCGACGCCTTCCGGCTGACGGTGTCCCGCTCCCAGGGCGGCAGCGAGATCTACCTGGAGGCGGCCGCCGGGGTCACCGCCTTCCTCCTGGCCGGCCGCTACTTCGAGGCGCGCGCCAAGCGCCGGGCCGGCGCCGCGCTGCGGGCGCTGCTCGAACTCGGCGCCAAGGACGTGGCGGTGCTGCGCTCCGGCGGTGAGACGCGGATCCCGATCGGCGACCTGGCGGTCGGCGACCACTTCGTCGTGCGGCCGGGCGAGAAGATCGCCACCGACGGCCTGGTGAGGGACGGCACCTCGGCCGTCGACGCGTCGATGCTCACCGGCGAGTCGGTGCCGGTCGAGGTCGGCCCCGGCGACCGGGTCACCGGCGCCACGGTGAACGCCGGCGGGCGGCTGGTCGTGGAGGCCACCAGGGTCGGCGCGGACACCCAGCTGTCCAGGATGGCCAGGCTGGTGGAGGACGCGCAGAACGGCAAGGCAGCCGCCCAGCGACTCGCCGACCGCATCTCCGGGGTCTTCGTGCCCACCGTCATCGTGCTGGCGCTGGGGACGCTGGCGGCGTGGCTGGCGCTCGGCGAGGGCGCGGAGGCCGCCTTCACCGCCGCCGTCGCCGTACTGATCATCGCCTGCCCCTGCGCCCTGGGGCTCGCGACGCCCACCGCGCTCATGGTCGGCACCGGGCGCGGCGCCCAGCTCGGCATCCTCATCAAGGGCCCCGAGGTCCTGGAGTCGACCCGGGCCGTCGACACGATCGTGCTCGACAAGACCGGCACGGTCACCACCGGTGCGATGACGCTGACCGGTGTGCTGCTCGCAGACGGCGTCGACGAAGGGGACGTGCTGCGGCTCGCGGGCGCGCTGGAGCACGCCTCCGAGCACCCCGTCGCGCGGGCCGTCGCCGCGGGGGCAGCGGACCGGGTCGGCGAGCTGCCCGCCGTCGGCGGCTTCACCAACCTGCCGGGCCTCGGCGTCCAGGGCGTGGTGGACGGCCGCACGGTGCTGGTCGGGCGCGAGCAGCTGCTGCGCGACCGGTCGCAGCCGCTGCCGCCGGAGCTGGTACGTGCCAAGGCCGCCGCGCAGGCCGGTGGCGGCACGGCGGTGGCCGTCGGCTGGGACGGCCGCGCCAGGGCCGTCCTGGTCGTCGCCGACGCCGTCAAGGCGGACAGCGCGGAGGCCGTACGCCGGCTGCGCGCGCTCGGGCTGCGGCCGGTCCTGCTCACCGGGGACAACGCGGCCGTCGCCGCGGCGGTGGCCGCGGAGGTGGGCATCGACGCGGCAGATGTCCACGCCGAAGTCCTCCCCGAGGAGAAGGTCGCCGTCATCCGGCGGCTCCAGGCCGAGGGCCGCACGGTCGCCATGGTCGGCGACGGCGTCAACGACGCGGCCGCGCTCGCGCAGGCGGACCTCGGGCTCGCGATGGGGACGGGGACGGACGCGGCGATCGAGGCGGGCGACCTCACGCTCGTCCGCGGGGACCTGCGGGTCGCCGCGGACGCGATCCGGCTGGCGCGGCGGACGCTCACGACGATCAAGGCGAATCTGTTCTGGGCGTTCGCCTACAACGTCGCGGCCTTGCCGCTGGCCGCCGCCGGGCTGCTCAATCCGATGATCGCGGGGGCCGCGATGGCCTTCTCGTCGGTCTTCGTGGTCGGCAACAGCCTGCGGCTGCGGACCTTCTCGCCGCTGGCCGAGTGA
- a CDS encoding VOC family protein: protein MLTNDYVPGTPNWVDLGSRDVTAAAAFYGDLFGWQFQSAGPETGGYGMFQRDGETVAALGPLQDEHAQPAWTVYFHTADADATTKAVEQAGGTVRFPPMAVAEQGRLAGYSDPAGAEFAVWEPGTTGGLDRVGDGGLCWTELYTTDAAKAKQFYGAVFDWDYEDMPLPGDAGSYVVASRSGGGQQGSHAGIMQLGTDMLPEGSSYWQPYFSVADVDGTVAKTAARGGAVLMPGTDMAGVGRIALLRDPEGAFFALLRAADPQSPVSPKS from the coding sequence ATGCTCACCAACGACTACGTGCCTGGCACACCCAACTGGGTGGACCTGGGCAGCCGCGACGTGACGGCGGCGGCCGCCTTCTACGGTGACCTGTTCGGCTGGCAGTTCCAGTCGGCGGGGCCGGAGACGGGGGGCTACGGGATGTTCCAGCGGGACGGCGAGACCGTCGCGGCGCTCGGCCCGCTCCAGGACGAGCACGCCCAGCCCGCCTGGACGGTCTACTTCCACACGGCTGACGCGGACGCCACGACCAAGGCCGTCGAGCAGGCAGGCGGCACCGTCCGCTTCCCGCCGATGGCGGTCGCCGAGCAGGGCAGGCTCGCCGGCTATTCCGACCCGGCCGGGGCCGAGTTCGCGGTCTGGGAGCCGGGAACGACCGGCGGCCTGGACAGGGTCGGCGACGGCGGCCTGTGCTGGACGGAGCTTTATACGACGGATGCCGCGAAGGCCAAGCAGTTCTATGGCGCGGTCTTCGACTGGGACTACGAGGACATGCCGCTGCCGGGGGACGCGGGCTCCTATGTGGTGGCGTCCCGGTCCGGCGGCGGGCAGCAGGGATCGCACGCCGGCATCATGCAGCTGGGCACGGACATGCTGCCGGAGGGCAGCAGTTACTGGCAGCCGTATTTCTCGGTGGCCGACGTGGACGGGACAGTCGCGAAGACCGCGGCGCGCGGCGGCGCGGTGCTGATGCCGGGCACCGACATGGCAGGCGTGGGCAGGATCGCGCTGCTCAGGGACCCGGAGGGCGCCTTCTTCGCGCTGTTGCGGGCGGCGGACCCGCAGAGCCCGGTGTCCCCGAAGTCCTGA